The Oxyura jamaicensis isolate SHBP4307 breed ruddy duck chromosome 8, BPBGC_Ojam_1.0, whole genome shotgun sequence genome has a segment encoding these proteins:
- the TYW3 gene encoding tRNA wybutosine-synthesizing protein 3 homolog: MTALEKATGDVVFKFEPFVLHVLCRELQDAQLLHSVAIDSGFKNSGITVGRGGKIMMAVRSTHCLEVPLSHMGKLMVSEEYIEFLIHVANQKMEENTRRIDRFYKCLQLALEADVSANNLPSEETKKYHSVYIHRRKRRTIQEQDVHTSPKDHSEVLEPEDDPESNLGIFAEIMM, translated from the exons atGACAGCACTAGAAAAAGCCACTGGTGATGTTGTGTTCAAGTTTGAACCATTTGTTCTTCATGTGCTTTGTCGAGAGCTGCAAGATGCACAGCTTCTG CATTCAGTGGCTATTGATTCTGGGTTTAAGAACTCTGGTATTACTGTcggcagaggaggaaaaattatGATG GCTGTCCGGAGTACTCACTGCTTAGAAGTTCCATTGAGCCACATGGGGAAGTTGATGGTCTCTGAAGAATATATCGAATTTCTGATACACGTGGCAaatcagaaaatggaagaaaacacaaggaGGATTGACAG ATTCTACAAATGCTTACAGTTAGCTTTGGAGGCAGATGTCAGTGCAAATAACTTGCCTTCTGAGGAGACAAAGAAGTATCACTCAGTGTACattcacagaagaaagagaaggaccATTCAAGAACAAGATGTACACACCTCTCCAAAGGATCATAGCGAAGTATTAGAGCCTGAGGACGATCCAGAAAGTAACCTTGgtatttttgctgaaataatgATGTAG